Proteins from a genomic interval of Mesobacillus sp. S13:
- the infA gene encoding translation initiation factor IF-1 has protein sequence MAKDDVIEIEGTVLETLPNAMFKVELENGHTVLAHVSGKIRMHFIRILPGDKVTVELSPYDLTRGRITYRFK, from the coding sequence ATGGCGAAAGATGATGTAATTGAAATTGAAGGCACAGTATTGGAAACTTTGCCGAATGCAATGTTTAAGGTAGAATTAGAGAATGGTCATACAGTGTTGGCTCATGTTTCCGGTAAAATTAGAATGCACTTCATTCGAATCCTGCCAGGAGATAAAGTAACAGTCGAGCTTTCTCCATATGATTTGACTCGCGGAAGAATTACTTACCGCTTTAAATAA
- a CDS encoding DNA-directed RNA polymerase subunit alpha: MIEIEKPKIETVEISDDAKYGKFVVEPLERGYGTTLGNSLRRILLSSLPGAAVTSIQIDGVLHEFSTIEGVVEDVTSIILNVKKLALKIYSDEEKTLEIDLQGEGPVTAAAITHDSDVEILNPDLHIATLSSKGSLRMRLTARRGRGYNPADQNKREDQPIGVIPIDSIYTPVSRVSYQVENTRVGQMTNYDKLVFDVWTDGSTGPKEAIALGSKILTEHLNIFVGLTDEAQNAEIMVEKEEDQKEKVLEMTIEELDLSVRSYNCLKRAGINTVQELAHKTEEDMMKVRNLGRKSLEEVKAKLEELGLGLRKDD, from the coding sequence ATGATCGAAATAGAAAAACCAAAAATCGAAACGGTTGAGATCAGCGATGATGCCAAGTACGGCAAGTTTGTCGTAGAACCGCTTGAGCGTGGATATGGTACAACTTTGGGTAACTCCTTACGTCGTATCCTATTATCCTCACTCCCAGGTGCAGCTGTCACATCGATTCAAATCGATGGAGTACTTCATGAGTTCTCAACAATTGAAGGCGTCGTAGAAGATGTAACATCAATCATTTTGAACGTTAAGAAATTAGCGTTGAAAATCTACTCTGATGAAGAGAAGACACTTGAAATCGATTTACAGGGCGAGGGTCCAGTGACTGCAGCTGCAATCACGCATGATAGTGACGTTGAAATCCTTAACCCGGATCTTCATATCGCTACACTTTCTAGCAAAGGTTCATTGCGTATGCGCCTGACTGCAAGAAGAGGACGCGGATACAATCCTGCTGACCAAAACAAGCGGGAAGATCAGCCGATCGGTGTCATTCCTATCGACTCAATCTATACACCGGTTTCACGCGTATCATATCAAGTAGAAAACACTCGCGTAGGGCAAATGACGAATTATGACAAGCTGGTATTTGACGTATGGACAGATGGCAGCACGGGTCCTAAGGAAGCTATTGCACTAGGTTCAAAAATCCTGACTGAGCACTTGAATATTTTTGTCGGTTTGACTGACGAAGCTCAAAATGCTGAGATCATGGTAGAGAAAGAAGAAGACCAAAAAGAAAAAGTTCTGGAAATGACAATTGAGGAACTCGATCTTTCTGTTCGTTCATATAACTGCTTAAAGCGTGCCGGTATCAACACTGTCCAGGAGCTTGCTCACAAGACAGAGGAAGATATGATGAAGGTTCGTAACCTTGGCAGAAAATCACTAGAAGAAGTAAAAGCAAAACTAGAAGAGCTAGGCTTAGGCTTACGCAAAGATGACTAG
- a CDS encoding energy-coupling factor ABC transporter ATP-binding protein: protein MDISLKNVEYRYQADSPFERLAISDVSIDIPSGTYLAVIGHTGSGKSTVLQHLNVLLKPTKGSVLIGSREIRAGRKEKNLKGVREKVGIVFQFPEHQLFEETVEKDIMFGPMNFGVTEQEAKARARASINLVGLPEEILEKSPFDLSGGQMRRVAIAGVLAMEPEVIVLDEPTAGLDPRGRKEIMDLFYSLHKKRNLSTVLVTHSMEDAARYADDIVVMHQGKVFTKGTPDEIFSNPKALIELGLDVPEVVGLQLMIEEAFGTKFKKISLSEEELAEMVAEFMEGGGRQ, encoded by the coding sequence ATGGACATCTCACTCAAAAATGTAGAATATCGTTACCAGGCTGATTCTCCTTTCGAGCGACTCGCTATATCGGATGTCTCCATCGATATACCTTCAGGAACGTATCTTGCAGTAATTGGGCATACGGGTTCTGGCAAGTCAACCGTGCTGCAGCACCTGAACGTCCTTTTGAAGCCTACTAAAGGTTCTGTATTGATTGGCAGCAGGGAGATCAGGGCTGGACGCAAGGAGAAGAATTTAAAGGGTGTCCGCGAAAAGGTGGGCATTGTCTTCCAATTTCCTGAGCATCAGTTATTTGAAGAAACAGTCGAAAAGGATATTATGTTTGGCCCGATGAACTTTGGCGTTACAGAGCAGGAAGCGAAGGCACGGGCAAGAGCTTCTATCAATCTTGTCGGACTGCCTGAAGAAATTCTTGAAAAATCGCCCTTCGATCTCTCGGGCGGACAAATGCGCCGGGTAGCGATTGCCGGAGTACTGGCAATGGAACCAGAGGTCATAGTATTGGACGAGCCTACTGCAGGCCTTGATCCACGAGGTCGCAAAGAAATAATGGACTTATTTTATTCACTTCATAAAAAAAGAAATCTATCAACCGTTCTCGTGACCCACAGCATGGAAGATGCTGCCCGCTATGCGGATGATATTGTCGTCATGCATCAGGGGAAGGTATTTACAAAAGGAACGCCTGACGAGATTTTCTCGAACCCTAAGGCATTGATCGAATTGGGTCTTGATGTACCTGAAGTAGTCGGATTGCAATTAATGATCGAAGAAGCCTTCGGAACAAAATTCAAGAAAATCAGCCTTTCCGAGGAAGAACTCGCCGAAATGGTGGCAGAGTTCATGGAAGGGGGCGGCCGTCAATGA
- the rpmJ gene encoding 50S ribosomal protein L36, producing the protein MKVRPSVKPICEKCKVIRRKGKVMVICENPKHKQKQG; encoded by the coding sequence ATGAAAGTGAGACCATCTGTTAAGCCGATCTGTGAAAAATGTAAAGTTATTCGCAGAAAAGGCAAAGTTATGGTGATCTGTGAAAACCCTAAACATAAACAAAAACAAGGATAA
- the rpsK gene encoding 30S ribosomal protein S11, translating into MARKTNTRKRRVKKNIESGVAHIRSTFNNTIVTITDVHGNALSWSSAGALGFKGSRKSTPFAAQMAAETAAKTSMEHGLKTLEVTVKGPGAGREAAIRALQAAGLEVTAIKDVTPVPHNGCRPPKRRRV; encoded by the coding sequence ATGGCTCGTAAAACTAATACACGCAAACGCCGCGTCAAAAAGAATATTGAAAGTGGAGTTGCGCATATTCGTTCAACTTTCAACAATACTATCGTAACAATTACAGACGTACATGGTAATGCATTATCATGGTCTAGTGCAGGTGCGCTTGGTTTCAAGGGTTCACGTAAATCCACTCCATTCGCAGCACAAATGGCAGCAGAAACTGCAGCTAAAACTTCTATGGAACATGGTTTGAAAACTCTTGAGGTTACTGTTAAGGGACCAGGAGCTGGCCGTGAAGCAGCAATCCGTGCTCTTCAAGCAGCAGGTCTTGAAGTTACAGCAATCAAAGACGTAACTCCAGTTCCACATAACGGCTGCCGCCCGCCAAAACGTCGCCGTGTTTAA
- the map gene encoding type I methionyl aminopeptidase, which translates to MIVCKTPREIEIMREAGRIVAMTHQELKKHIAPGITTKELDAIAEDFIGKQGATPSFKGYNGFRGSICASVNNELVHGIPGERVLNEGDIISIDIGAKYNGYHGDSAWTYPVGKIDEEAQRLLDVTEESLFIGLKEAKPGERLSNISHAIQTYVESEGFSIVREYVGHGIGQELHEDPQIPHYGPPNRGPRLKPGMVLCIEPMVNAGSRYVNTLADDWTVVTVDGKMCAHFEHTIAITETGFEILTKA; encoded by the coding sequence ATGATCGTTTGTAAAACCCCTCGTGAAATAGAAATTATGCGAGAAGCAGGTCGCATTGTAGCGATGACTCATCAGGAGTTAAAAAAACATATTGCTCCTGGCATTACAACTAAAGAACTGGATGCAATTGCAGAGGATTTCATCGGCAAACAAGGTGCAACTCCTTCTTTTAAAGGTTATAATGGTTTTCGCGGCAGCATCTGTGCATCAGTTAATAACGAACTAGTTCACGGGATTCCTGGCGAACGGGTTCTTAATGAAGGCGACATCATCAGTATTGATATCGGAGCAAAGTACAACGGATACCACGGGGACTCTGCATGGACTTACCCGGTAGGAAAGATTGATGAGGAAGCCCAGCGTCTTTTGGACGTGACAGAAGAGTCTTTGTTCATAGGCTTGAAAGAAGCCAAGCCAGGGGAACGTCTTTCGAACATCTCCCATGCGATTCAAACGTATGTGGAATCAGAAGGCTTTTCTATTGTTCGTGAGTATGTCGGCCATGGAATTGGGCAAGAATTGCATGAGGACCCGCAAATTCCTCATTACGGACCTCCTAACAGAGGACCGAGGCTGAAGCCTGGTATGGTTCTTTGCATAGAACCGATGGTGAATGCAGGAAGCCGCTATGTGAATACGTTAGCCGATGATTGGACTGTTGTAACGGTTGACGGTAAAATGTGTGCCCACTTTGAGCATACGATCGCGATCACAGAAACTGGTTTTGAGATTTTAACCAAAGCCTGA
- a CDS encoding energy-coupling factor transporter transmembrane component T family protein, with protein MMEKMIFGRYVPGDSILHRMDPRSKLITVFLFVIVVFIANNALTYGVLAAYTFIMVGLSKVPIRFLYGGLKPVFLLVIFTFLLHIFMTKEGDVIFEFGWLKIYEEGLRQGIFISLRFLLLILITSLLTLTTTPIEITDGLETLLNPLKKYKFPVHELALMMSISLRFIPTLMQETDKIMKAQTARGVEYNSGPIKERIKAIVPLLIPLFISSFKRAEELAVAMEARGYKGGEGRTKYRQLTWGGSDTMMLLFLAAVTVLLIVLRG; from the coding sequence ATGATGGAGAAAATGATTTTTGGCCGCTATGTTCCGGGAGATTCCATTCTTCATCGGATGGATCCTCGTTCCAAGCTGATCACCGTTTTCCTGTTCGTCATCGTTGTGTTCATCGCGAACAATGCGTTGACCTATGGGGTTTTAGCTGCTTATACATTCATTATGGTAGGACTCTCTAAGGTTCCGATAAGGTTCTTATATGGAGGCCTCAAGCCTGTATTTTTGCTGGTCATTTTCACGTTCTTGCTTCATATCTTCATGACCAAAGAGGGCGATGTCATCTTCGAATTTGGATGGCTGAAAATATATGAAGAAGGACTCAGGCAAGGTATCTTTATTTCATTGAGATTCCTACTGCTGATTCTGATCACGTCATTATTGACCTTGACCACGACTCCAATCGAGATTACAGACGGCCTAGAGACATTATTGAATCCGTTGAAGAAATATAAATTCCCCGTCCATGAGCTGGCATTGATGATGTCGATTTCCTTGAGATTCATACCGACGCTCATGCAGGAAACTGACAAAATCATGAAGGCGCAAACTGCCAGGGGAGTGGAGTATAACAGCGGACCGATCAAAGAGCGGATCAAAGCAATTGTTCCCTTGCTGATTCCATTGTTCATCAGTTCCTTCAAGCGGGCCGAGGAACTGGCAGTCGCTATGGAGGCAAGAGGCTATAAGGGCGGAGAAGGACGGACGAAATACCGCCAGCTGACCTGGGGTGGGTCGGACACCATGATGCTTTTGTTCCTAGCTGCTGTCACGGTTCTACTAATCGTCTTAAGAGGGTAA
- the rplQ gene encoding 50S ribosomal protein L17: MGYRKLGRTSAQRKAMLRDLTTDLIINERIETTETRAKELRSVVEKMITLGKRGDLHARRQASAWVRHEVANAETNQDAVQKLFADIAPRYAERQGGYTRIMKLGPRRGDGAPMVIIELV; this comes from the coding sequence ATGGGATACAGAAAGTTAGGACGCACAAGTGCCCAGCGTAAAGCAATGCTACGTGACTTAACAACTGATTTGATTATCAATGAGCGTATTGAAACTACTGAAACACGTGCGAAAGAGCTTCGTTCAGTTGTTGAGAAAATGATTACTCTTGGAAAGCGCGGAGACCTTCACGCTCGCCGTCAAGCATCTGCTTGGGTTCGCCACGAAGTTGCAAACGCTGAAACAAACCAAGATGCAGTTCAAAAACTATTTGCTGACATCGCTCCACGCTACGCAGAGCGCCAAGGTGGATACACTCGTATTATGAAACTTGGACCACGTCGCGGTGACGGTGCGCCAATGGTAATTATCGAGTTAGTTTAA
- the rpsM gene encoding 30S ribosomal protein S13, with translation MARIAGVDIPREKRVVIALTYIFGIGRPTAEKVLAEAGVSEDTRVRDLTEEELNKIRDIIDKLKVEGDLRREVSLNIKRLMEIGSYRGLRHRRGLPVRGQNTKNNARTRKGPRKTVANKKK, from the coding sequence ATGGCACGTATTGCTGGTGTAGATATTCCACGTGAAAAGCGTGTAGTTATTGCTTTAACATATATTTTCGGAATCGGCAGACCTACTGCTGAGAAAGTTCTTGCTGAGGCTGGTGTTTCTGAAGACACTCGCGTTCGCGATCTTACTGAAGAGGAACTTAACAAGATCCGTGATATCATCGACAAGTTAAAGGTTGAAGGTGACCTTCGCCGTGAAGTTTCATTAAACATCAAGCGTCTAATGGAAATTGGTTCATATCGTGGCTTGCGTCATCGTCGTGGCTTGCCTGTTCGCGGTCAAAACACGAAGAACAACGCACGTACTCGTAAAGGTCCACGTAAGACTGTAGCTAACAAGAAAAAATAA
- a CDS encoding energy-coupling factor ABC transporter ATP-binding protein, translating into MSNPIVKIENVSFSYEGQQTPALNNISFDIYEGEWLAIVGHNGSGKSTLAKLLNGLQFPQEGSIEVCGFTLTEDTIWDVRENVGMVFQNPDNQFVGTTVRDDVAFGLENHGVPREIMVERVQTSLDKVNMGTFLNQEPHHLSGGQKQRVAIAGVLALQPSIIILDEATSMLDPRGRAEVIETVRELKDRENLTVISITHDLEEAAKADRIIVMNKGELYREGSPEEIFEMDDELIKLGLDIPFPVKMSKIMRKKGIALSKSYLTEEELVTELWTSHSKM; encoded by the coding sequence ATGAGCAACCCGATAGTGAAAATAGAAAATGTATCTTTCAGTTATGAAGGGCAGCAGACTCCCGCATTAAATAATATCAGCTTTGATATTTATGAAGGTGAATGGCTGGCGATAGTCGGTCATAATGGTTCTGGCAAATCCACTCTTGCGAAGCTTTTGAATGGCCTGCAATTTCCGCAGGAAGGTTCGATCGAGGTATGTGGGTTCACATTGACAGAGGATACGATTTGGGATGTAAGAGAAAATGTAGGAATGGTTTTTCAGAATCCTGACAATCAGTTTGTTGGAACAACGGTTCGGGATGATGTGGCTTTTGGTCTGGAAAATCACGGCGTACCAAGAGAGATCATGGTAGAGCGCGTGCAGACTTCACTTGATAAAGTCAATATGGGAACCTTTCTGAATCAAGAGCCGCACCATCTGTCTGGCGGCCAAAAACAGCGGGTGGCCATTGCTGGTGTCCTGGCACTGCAGCCGTCGATCATTATTTTGGATGAAGCGACATCCATGCTGGATCCAAGGGGACGTGCAGAAGTCATCGAAACAGTTCGTGAGTTGAAAGATCGTGAAAACTTAACGGTCATTTCGATCACCCATGATCTAGAAGAAGCTGCGAAAGCGGATAGAATCATCGTCATGAACAAAGGGGAGCTATACCGTGAAGGAAGTCCCGAAGAAATTTTTGAAATGGATGATGAGCTGATTAAGCTGGGACTGGATATTCCTTTCCCTGTAAAAATGAGCAAAATCATGCGGAAAAAAGGAATTGCATTATCTAAATCATATTTGACAGAAGAAGAGCTGGTGACGGAACTATGGACATCTCACTCAAAAATGTAG